The following are encoded in a window of Amycolatopsis lexingtonensis genomic DNA:
- a CDS encoding endonuclease/exonuclease/phosphatase family protein — MTKTHRSKAAFTVAVASGLVLGGVAAPAALAAPSADAVIAEVYGGGGNSGATLTNDFVELANHGAAATSVDGFSVQYLPGSASPSSTWQVTPLAGSVAPGGRYLVAEGKGSGGTVALPTPDATGAIAMSATAGTIALVSGTTALTCKTAADCAADTRVKDLVGFGAATVREGAPTAAPSNTTSVARGTSLADTDDNAADFTVGDPSPTNTKGETTGGGNPGEPGTPAKIHEIQGTTRISPFKDQKVSAVTGVVTATRTFGSSRGFWLTDPNPDNDPRTSEGLFVYAGSTTPAVAVGDAVTAAGTVREFYPDAPSTSNYQSLTELSSAQWTVDSHGNALPAPTVLNPDTVPTTYAPSPGGNIEPLALEPSKYALDFWESHESEVVSVSDARVVGPSNSFNELYVTSKPDQHESVRGGSVYLGYDQLNSGVMKVSSLIPFDQRPFPKLNVGDVLTGTTSGPVEYSNFGGYTLFASVLGTEKDNGLQGEATRKQRSGELAVATYNVENLAPGDSQAKYDRLGEAIVTHLATPDIVNLEEIQDNTGATDDGTVAADQTLQKFTDAIVAKGGPRYQWRSIDPVNDQDGGQPGGNIRVAFLFNPARVSFVDRPGGTSTTAVGVVREHGKTHLTASPGRVDPANEAWTTSRKPLAGEFVFKGRTVFVIANHFNSKGGDQPTHGRFQPPARSSEVQRAKQATVLRGFVDSLLASDKSANIVVAGDLNDYPFSPAVQTLTAGGVLKDLIASVPEAERYSYVFEGQSQVLDHILASKAPRGVDYDVVHINAEFADQASDHDPQVIRFRPGAGNALQDGLNDLLDYLEQVFGH; from the coding sequence GTGACCAAGACCCACAGATCCAAGGCCGCCTTCACGGTGGCCGTTGCGTCGGGCCTGGTGCTCGGCGGCGTGGCCGCCCCGGCCGCGCTCGCCGCACCCAGCGCCGACGCGGTCATCGCCGAGGTCTACGGCGGCGGTGGCAACTCCGGCGCCACGTTGACCAACGACTTCGTCGAGCTCGCCAACCACGGCGCGGCAGCCACGAGCGTCGACGGCTTCAGCGTCCAGTACCTGCCCGGTTCGGCCAGCCCGTCGAGCACCTGGCAGGTCACTCCGCTGGCCGGCAGCGTGGCACCGGGCGGGCGTTACCTCGTGGCCGAGGGCAAGGGCAGCGGCGGCACGGTCGCGCTGCCGACGCCGGACGCGACCGGCGCGATCGCGATGTCCGCGACCGCGGGCACGATCGCCCTCGTCTCCGGCACCACCGCGTTGACCTGCAAGACCGCCGCGGACTGCGCCGCCGACACCCGGGTCAAGGACCTCGTCGGGTTCGGCGCGGCCACTGTCCGCGAAGGCGCCCCGACGGCCGCGCCGTCCAACACGACGTCCGTCGCGCGCGGCACCTCGCTGGCCGACACGGACGACAACGCCGCCGACTTCACCGTCGGCGACCCGTCCCCGACGAACACCAAGGGCGAAACGACCGGCGGCGGCAACCCCGGCGAACCCGGCACCCCGGCGAAGATCCACGAAATCCAGGGCACCACGCGCATTTCGCCCTTCAAGGACCAGAAGGTCAGCGCCGTCACCGGCGTGGTCACGGCGACCCGGACGTTCGGTTCGTCGCGCGGCTTCTGGCTCACCGACCCGAACCCGGACAACGACCCGCGCACCAGCGAGGGCCTGTTCGTCTACGCCGGCTCGACCACCCCGGCTGTGGCGGTCGGCGACGCCGTGACCGCGGCGGGCACCGTCCGCGAGTTCTACCCGGACGCGCCGTCGACGTCGAACTACCAGTCGCTCACCGAGCTGAGCAGTGCACAGTGGACGGTCGACTCGCACGGGAACGCGCTGCCCGCGCCGACCGTGCTGAACCCCGACACCGTGCCGACGACGTACGCGCCGTCGCCTGGCGGCAACATCGAGCCGCTCGCCCTGGAGCCGTCGAAGTACGCGCTCGACTTCTGGGAGTCGCACGAGAGCGAGGTCGTTTCGGTCAGCGACGCCCGCGTCGTCGGCCCGTCGAACTCCTTCAACGAGCTGTACGTGACGTCCAAGCCGGACCAGCACGAGTCGGTCCGCGGCGGCAGCGTCTACCTGGGCTACGACCAGCTCAACAGCGGCGTCATGAAGGTGTCGTCGCTGATCCCGTTCGACCAGCGGCCGTTCCCGAAGCTCAACGTCGGCGACGTGCTGACCGGCACCACCTCGGGGCCCGTCGAGTACAGCAACTTCGGTGGCTACACGCTGTTCGCCAGCGTGCTCGGGACCGAAAAGGACAACGGGCTGCAGGGCGAGGCCACGCGCAAGCAGCGGTCGGGCGAGCTCGCGGTCGCGACGTACAACGTCGAGAACCTGGCGCCCGGTGACTCGCAGGCCAAGTACGACCGGCTCGGCGAGGCGATCGTGACGCACCTGGCGACGCCGGACATCGTGAACCTGGAAGAGATCCAGGACAACACGGGCGCGACCGACGACGGCACCGTCGCGGCGGACCAGACGCTGCAGAAGTTCACCGACGCCATCGTCGCCAAGGGCGGCCCGCGCTACCAGTGGCGCTCGATCGACCCGGTGAACGACCAGGACGGCGGCCAGCCGGGCGGCAACATCCGCGTGGCGTTCCTGTTCAACCCGGCGCGCGTGTCCTTTGTGGACCGTCCGGGTGGGACTTCGACGACGGCGGTCGGTGTCGTGCGCGAGCACGGGAAGACGCACCTGACGGCATCGCCGGGCCGCGTCGACCCGGCGAACGAAGCCTGGACGACCAGCCGCAAGCCGTTGGCGGGCGAGTTCGTCTTCAAGGGCCGCACGGTGTTCGTCATCGCCAACCACTTCAACTCCAAGGGCGGCGACCAGCCGACGCACGGCCGCTTCCAGCCGCCGGCGCGGAGTTCCGAGGTGCAGCGCGCGAAGCAGGCCACGGTGCTGCGCGGGTTCGTCGATTCCTTGCTGGCGTCGGACAAGAGCGCCAACATCGTGGTGGCGGGCGACCTGAACGACTACCCGTTCTCGCCGGCGGTCCAGACGCTCACCGCCGGTGGCGTGCTGAAGGACCTGATCGCTTCGGTGCCGGAAGCCGAGCGGTACAGCTACGTGTTCGAGGGCCAGTCGCAGGTGCTGGACCACATCCTGGCGTCGAAGGCGCCGCGCGGGGTGGACTACGACGTCGTCCACATCAACGCGGAGTTCGCCGACCAGGCCAGCGACCACGACCCGCAGGTGATCCGGTTCCGGCCGGGTGCGGGCAACGCGCTGCAGGACGGGCTCAACGACCTGCTCGACTACCTGGAGCAGGTCTTCGGCCACTGA
- a CDS encoding YbaB/EbfC family nucleoid-associated protein, translating into MSDNPQLIEEMRWQLKQIEDRKAENQRILAGIAGSDHTTVVSPDRTVTVVAGTGGVVSEVRVAPEAMRYDAGTLSRTITTAIREAVAAGRPLTLQDAPQPAQKPRRPAPTDEEEPYDTVFDV; encoded by the coding sequence ATGAGCGACAATCCGCAACTCATCGAGGAAATGCGCTGGCAGCTCAAGCAGATCGAAGACCGCAAAGCCGAGAACCAGCGCATCCTCGCAGGCATCGCCGGGAGTGACCACACCACCGTCGTATCGCCGGATCGCACCGTCACCGTCGTCGCCGGGACGGGCGGCGTCGTCAGCGAAGTCCGGGTCGCCCCCGAAGCCATGCGCTACGACGCCGGCACGCTCAGCCGGACCATCACCACCGCCATTCGGGAAGCCGTGGCCGCCGGGCGGCCGCTGACCCTGCAAGACGCGCCACAGCCCGCACAAAAGCCGCGCAGGCCGGCACCCACCGACGAGGAAGAGCCCTACGACACCGTTTTCGACGTCTGA
- a CDS encoding putative T7SS-secreted protein, which yields MSRRDFPALGFDPAPGDLDGVTDLASKYRAVSKDLTEADDALRRIVRKQGIWQGEASDAFARRIGPLPQYLEGAARSMGDAGSALEAWAQQLGDLQKRASDLEARAETAAQAAEAARANPDLALANRTFPDQQSLRIAQRLLDNAGRQLQAAIDGCQNIQDAAKQLQQEHGEAAGRVAEALRKAKELAPDEPDLLDKLEDAVGGAFVDLSTTIADGVDQAWDFVQDHAELLSKVSDVVGDIGNGLGVLSDVLPPPAGEVTSLVAGSLGVAALGGHAVAKAAGADVAPETLIFDVAGAVTSIAGLNPMMPDTVIKVATYGALAGQLGSEAAEGDDFESPWDDFKNYWVPKDWGQVAVAGSTLVAGPAPWAAVALGNAADAGVQADNAPERRRERAEDEVWN from the coding sequence ATGAGCAGGCGCGACTTCCCGGCCCTGGGCTTCGACCCGGCGCCCGGCGACCTCGACGGCGTCACCGACCTGGCGAGCAAGTACCGGGCAGTGAGCAAGGACCTGACCGAGGCCGACGACGCGTTGCGCCGGATCGTCCGGAAGCAGGGCATCTGGCAGGGCGAGGCGAGCGACGCGTTCGCCCGGCGCATCGGCCCGCTGCCGCAGTACCTCGAGGGCGCGGCCCGTTCGATGGGCGACGCCGGCTCCGCGCTCGAAGCCTGGGCCCAGCAGCTGGGTGACCTGCAGAAACGCGCATCCGACCTGGAGGCCCGAGCGGAGACGGCGGCCCAGGCAGCGGAGGCGGCGCGGGCGAACCCGGACCTCGCGCTGGCGAACCGGACGTTCCCGGATCAGCAGTCCCTGCGGATAGCGCAGAGGCTGTTGGACAACGCGGGCCGGCAGCTCCAGGCGGCGATCGACGGCTGCCAGAACATCCAGGACGCGGCGAAGCAGCTCCAGCAGGAGCACGGGGAGGCGGCGGGCCGGGTCGCGGAGGCGCTGCGGAAGGCGAAGGAGCTGGCCCCGGACGAGCCGGACCTGCTGGACAAGCTGGAGGACGCGGTCGGCGGAGCGTTTGTCGACTTGTCGACCACGATCGCCGACGGGGTTGATCAGGCTTGGGACTTCGTCCAGGACCACGCGGAGCTGCTGTCGAAGGTCTCGGATGTGGTCGGTGACATCGGCAATGGCCTCGGTGTACTGAGTGACGTCCTCCCGCCGCCTGCCGGTGAAGTCACGAGCCTCGTCGCCGGCTCCCTCGGTGTGGCGGCACTCGGCGGTCACGCTGTCGCGAAGGCGGCTGGAGCCGATGTGGCACCCGAAACTTTGATCTTCGACGTGGCGGGTGCGGTCACTTCGATCGCCGGGTTGAATCCCATGATGCCGGACACCGTGATCAAGGTGGCGACCTACGGCGCGCTGGCCGGTCAGCTGGGGAGCGAAGCCGCGGAGGGCGATGACTTCGAGAGTCCCTGGGACGACTTCAAGAACTACTGGGTGCCCAAGGACTGGGGACAGGTGGCAGTGGCCGGCAGCACGCTGGTCGCCGGACCCGCACCGTGGGCGGCGGTGGCTCTGGGCAACGCGGCCGATGCCGGGGTCCAGGCCGACAACGCACCGGAGCGCCGGCGTGAGCGGGCGGAAGACGAGGTGTGGAACTGA